From a region of the Desulfomonile tiedjei genome:
- a CDS encoding branched-chain amino acid ABC transporter ATP-binding protein/permease, whose product MPLVRGRSLGKPEVYVPLALLAATAVLVLLTENSFYLNLYFMVFMFAGLSGAWNIIGGFGGQLSLGHSAFFGVGAYTSALLFVKLGIPPLIGVFASIALALVLALVIGFPCFRLKGPFFTLATIAIAEALQLLAVYFRGVTDGSEGLSIPYKPSLLNLAFESKTNYALVAFGFMLLVLGVSRWIQRSKLGYHLVALRDDDNAAESLGISTSRAKITALLISGGLTALGASLFAQYVLFLEPHSAFSLNISINLALISMVGGLGTVVGPALGAFLLIPLQEFLRGWIGGAYQGLYFVIYGVALIGVVMFMPHGITAFFTTPYRRLVSRLPEFGSGEAAVEGSPAPKKADDLAAGLRPTRMPTSASIPVIEAEGVAKRFGGVLALHQISFSVEQGQIFGIIGPNGAGKSTLFNVLSAVFPQDKGVVRFKGRDISGINRPYLVCRMGIGRTFQLVKPFENITVFENVLVGAFCKGSIKAEAVRLAHDVLDFVGMAEKKDSLGNALTLADKKRLEMARALATRPDVLLLDEVMAGLTPTEVNEAIELINRVRNCGITVIIVEHVMQAVMSLSDRIMVMAEGLKVMEGTPQEVIKDERVIKAYLGDGYELIKTG is encoded by the coding sequence ATGCCGCTTGTCAGAGGCCGATCATTGGGAAAACCCGAGGTATATGTGCCCTTGGCACTCCTAGCGGCAACGGCCGTTTTGGTGCTCCTGACGGAAAACTCGTTTTACCTGAACCTGTACTTTATGGTCTTCATGTTTGCCGGGCTTTCGGGGGCCTGGAACATCATCGGCGGGTTTGGCGGCCAGCTCTCCCTAGGTCACAGCGCTTTCTTCGGAGTCGGGGCCTACACCTCGGCCCTCTTGTTTGTAAAACTCGGTATCCCGCCCCTGATCGGAGTCTTTGCAAGCATCGCCCTGGCCCTTGTGTTGGCCCTGGTGATAGGTTTTCCGTGCTTCAGGCTCAAAGGGCCGTTCTTCACTCTGGCCACTATCGCCATTGCCGAAGCCCTTCAGCTTCTTGCCGTCTATTTTCGAGGGGTAACGGACGGGTCCGAGGGGCTTTCCATCCCGTATAAGCCTTCGCTTCTGAACCTTGCCTTTGAATCCAAGACCAATTATGCCTTGGTCGCCTTCGGTTTCATGTTGCTCGTGCTCGGGGTCTCCAGGTGGATTCAGCGCTCCAAACTCGGTTATCACCTCGTTGCGCTCCGCGATGACGACAATGCAGCGGAATCCCTGGGCATCAGCACCAGCAGAGCAAAGATCACTGCTCTCCTTATCAGCGGAGGACTGACCGCGCTGGGTGCAAGCCTTTTTGCTCAGTATGTGCTTTTCCTGGAACCGCACTCGGCGTTTTCCTTGAATATATCCATCAATCTGGCTCTTATCTCCATGGTCGGAGGATTGGGCACGGTGGTAGGCCCGGCCCTCGGGGCCTTTCTGTTGATCCCTCTCCAGGAGTTCTTGAGAGGATGGATTGGCGGGGCCTACCAGGGGCTTTACTTCGTGATCTACGGAGTCGCACTGATTGGGGTGGTCATGTTTATGCCCCATGGCATTACGGCCTTCTTCACGACCCCCTACCGGCGGCTCGTCTCTCGCTTGCCGGAGTTCGGAAGCGGAGAAGCGGCAGTGGAAGGCAGCCCTGCGCCTAAAAAGGCGGATGACTTAGCCGCGGGGTTGCGCCCAACCCGAATGCCCACAAGCGCCTCCATTCCGGTGATCGAGGCCGAAGGAGTCGCCAAGCGCTTCGGCGGTGTGCTTGCATTGCATCAGATAAGCTTTTCGGTCGAACAGGGCCAAATTTTCGGCATTATAGGACCCAACGGCGCGGGGAAGAGTACCCTGTTCAATGTCCTGTCCGCAGTTTTTCCTCAGGACAAAGGGGTTGTCAGGTTCAAAGGCCGAGACATATCCGGGATCAACCGGCCCTATCTAGTTTGCAGGATGGGGATTGGACGGACCTTTCAGTTAGTCAAACCTTTCGAAAACATCACCGTGTTCGAGAATGTCCTGGTAGGCGCCTTTTGCAAGGGTAGCATCAAGGCCGAGGCCGTGAGACTCGCGCACGACGTTCTCGATTTCGTAGGTATGGCCGAGAAAAAGGATTCCCTGGGGAACGCCCTGACCTTGGCGGATAAGAAGCGGCTCGAAATGGCTCGGGCCCTGGCCACCAGACCGGATGTTCTCTTACTCGACGAAGTGATGGCCGGGCTCACTCCCACAGAGGTCAACGAAGCGATAGAACTGATCAACCGAGTTCGGAACTGCGGAATAACCGTGATAATCGTAGAACATGTAATGCAGGCCGTAATGAGCCTTTCGGACCGGATCATGGTCATGGCGGAGGGCCTGAAGGTGATGGAAGGAACGCCTCAGGAGGTCATCAAGGATGAACGCGTGATCAAGGCATATCTGGGAGACGGCTATGAGCTTATTAAGACTGGATAA
- a CDS encoding ABC transporter ATP-binding protein, with amino-acid sequence MSLLRLDKVTVRYGDMEALSEVSMEAEEHAITSIVGSNGAGKSTMLKAISGLVACHSGSICFDGQVINALPCHRRVELGLIQIPEGRHVFPHMSVRENLELGSMTRRAKSKRRENLGRAMDLFPLLAKRSDQTAGTLSGGEQQMLAIGRGLMADPRLLMMDEPSLGLAPIIVKEIFGAIASINRSGTTILLVEQDVRASLEIAVQGFVLENRRMVLSGNAGEILASDKVRKAYLGL; translated from the coding sequence ATGAGCTTATTAAGACTGGATAAAGTGACGGTGCGCTACGGTGACATGGAGGCATTGAGTGAAGTCTCCATGGAGGCCGAAGAGCATGCGATCACGAGCATTGTCGGTTCCAACGGTGCGGGTAAGTCAACCATGCTCAAGGCCATCTCCGGGCTCGTTGCCTGTCATTCCGGAAGCATCTGTTTTGACGGCCAAGTTATCAATGCCCTGCCCTGTCACCGGCGAGTGGAGCTGGGCCTGATCCAAATCCCGGAGGGACGGCACGTCTTTCCTCACATGAGCGTCAGGGAAAACCTGGAGTTGGGTTCCATGACCCGGAGAGCAAAAAGTAAAAGACGTGAGAACCTTGGACGGGCCATGGACCTCTTCCCTCTCCTGGCCAAAAGGTCGGATCAGACAGCCGGGACCCTTAGTGGAGGCGAACAACAGATGCTCGCCATAGGACGCGGGCTTATGGCGGATCCCAGGCTTCTGATGATGGACGAGCCCTCTCTGGGCCTTGCCCCCATTATCGTCAAGGAGATATTTGGGGCCATCGCTTCCATAAATCGGTCGGGCACAACCATCCTCCTTGTGGAACAGGACGTCAGGGCCTCGCTGGAGATCGCCGTGCAGGGGTTCGTCCTGGAGAACCGGCGGATGGTTCTATCCGGAAATGCGGGTGAGATCTTAGCGAGCGATAAGGTCAGAAAGGCGTATCTGGGCCTCTGA
- a CDS encoding thiamine pyrophosphate-binding protein produces the protein MSKVTDLIARSIVDAGITHVFIYPGGITIPFINAFYDYRDSVSVIVTRNEQTASCMANAYGRMTGKPGVVICQGPYGISTALFGLNEAALGSAPMVLITDITDFGVFHAHGVPQSTSGEYGSLDARGVLKLCCKFVSAPTAQNDCVQAVQQALKHAVTGRPGPCAVVVRSSNICADADEGFLPRLFPPKAYSVSEKAVASDSAVAKTLELLKASRKPVIIAGNGINVAEAYDELRDLATALSLPVVTTSMGKGVFDEDLPQSFGTIGSFGQPAANRIVSQADFLLIVGSRLKPPDTCYEDPKMIDPDRQKIVHVDIDPANINWTFPAALGIQADAKSMLLQLLAAIRKEGLSRFDRSQWIEKMQKLKHQDHFESTLEMEPSEPIHPKWLAGQISKHSPKDTIVTTDGGNNRFWMLRYYSAKPGCYWSPGGTLSVSFGIPAALTAKLLFPDRPVLSVAGDGGFSMQIHALATAVQYGLGVVFVVMNDSQLGMVREGQWERPIGSEFNDTDYAAIARSFGCEGKRITRPSEFTKALKSAYESNRPYVLDVQISREEKIYEQLFSPFAKKSFTRMSSRNCYYK, from the coding sequence ATGAGCAAGGTAACCGATCTGATCGCCAGGTCCATTGTGGACGCAGGCATCACCCATGTATTCATCTACCCGGGCGGCATAACCATTCCATTCATCAATGCCTTTTACGATTATAGAGACTCGGTCAGCGTGATCGTAACGAGAAACGAGCAGACAGCCTCATGTATGGCGAACGCTTACGGCCGCATGACCGGCAAGCCCGGAGTGGTCATATGCCAGGGGCCTTACGGGATTTCCACGGCCCTATTCGGGCTTAACGAAGCGGCTCTGGGAAGCGCACCCATGGTCCTCATAACGGACATTACCGATTTCGGGGTATTCCACGCCCACGGGGTGCCTCAATCGACCTCGGGTGAATACGGGTCCCTGGATGCTCGGGGCGTCCTCAAGCTGTGCTGCAAATTCGTTTCCGCCCCTACGGCCCAGAACGATTGCGTACAGGCTGTTCAACAAGCCCTCAAACACGCTGTGACGGGCAGGCCGGGTCCCTGTGCGGTCGTTGTTAGGTCTTCCAATATCTGCGCTGACGCGGACGAAGGGTTCCTCCCAAGGCTGTTCCCTCCCAAGGCGTACAGCGTATCCGAGAAAGCGGTGGCTTCCGATTCCGCAGTAGCGAAAACCCTGGAGCTTCTGAAGGCATCCCGAAAACCTGTGATCATAGCCGGGAACGGGATCAACGTCGCGGAGGCTTATGATGAACTGCGGGACCTGGCAACAGCTCTCTCCTTGCCGGTGGTCACAACCAGCATGGGGAAGGGGGTCTTTGATGAAGACCTGCCGCAATCATTCGGCACCATCGGGTCTTTCGGCCAACCTGCCGCGAACCGAATCGTCAGCCAGGCGGATTTCCTCCTGATCGTAGGGTCACGGCTGAAACCACCGGATACGTGTTACGAGGACCCGAAGATGATCGATCCGGACCGCCAGAAGATCGTCCATGTGGACATCGACCCGGCAAACATCAACTGGACCTTCCCCGCGGCCCTGGGAATCCAGGCTGACGCGAAAAGCATGCTTTTGCAGCTTCTGGCCGCGATTCGGAAGGAAGGCCTCTCTCGCTTTGACCGCAGCCAGTGGATCGAAAAGATGCAGAAGCTAAAGCACCAGGATCACTTTGAGTCGACTCTCGAAATGGAGCCCTCGGAGCCGATCCATCCAAAATGGCTGGCCGGACAGATCTCGAAGCACAGCCCCAAGGACACCATCGTCACCACGGACGGAGGCAACAACCGGTTCTGGATGCTCCGTTACTACAGCGCCAAGCCGGGATGTTACTGGAGCCCCGGCGGAACGCTCTCAGTGAGTTTCGGAATTCCCGCGGCACTTACCGCAAAGCTGCTGTTTCCCGACCGCCCTGTCCTTTCGGTCGCAGGAGACGGTGGGTTCTCCATGCAGATCCATGCCCTTGCCACAGCGGTACAGTACGGCCTAGGTGTGGTTTTTGTGGTGATGAACGACTCCCAGTTGGGCATGGTTCGCGAAGGCCAGTGGGAGAGGCCGATCGGATCGGAGTTCAACGACACGGACTATGCCGCGATCGCCAGGTCCTTCGGCTGCGAGGGCAAGCGAATAACCCGCCCGAGTGAGTTCACAAAGGCTCTGAAGTCGGCCTATGAATCGAATAGACCCTATGTCCTGGATGTGCAGATCAGCCGGGAAGAAAAGATATACGAACAGCTCTTCTCGCCATTTGCCAAGAAGAGCTTTACACGAATGAGTTCAAGAAACTGCTACTACAAGTAA
- a CDS encoding amidohydrolase: MVIDFHAHLFNRDWLPEKFWDGMTERTLAVKERAGQTPTREEVQREFSVLFDDPNGDVLVREMDESGIAVTQIMPLDLGLELGEPPASIEEKNRLISQIVKQHSPKVQAYFGIDPQREGGVALFEKAVTEWGMTGLKLDPASGYYPNERIVYPYYEKALELRVPVLVHTGATIAPFRNKFCDPIYLDDVTLDFPDLTVIAAHVSFGWWQQLCFMISRKANLMTDISGWQPLAFRSYELFCRYLRDMLDIAGSHAFLFATDGPAFRLYGMENKSYMEIIKGLPEQAPAGIRFTSEEVEKILYQNALRVMEADSRNS, encoded by the coding sequence ATGGTTATTGATTTCCATGCGCATTTATTCAACAGGGATTGGCTGCCGGAGAAGTTCTGGGATGGCATGACCGAAAGGACCTTAGCAGTCAAGGAAAGGGCTGGGCAGACACCCACCCGTGAAGAAGTTCAGAGGGAGTTCTCGGTTCTCTTCGACGATCCGAACGGGGACGTGCTGGTTCGCGAGATGGATGAGTCGGGTATCGCTGTTACGCAGATTATGCCGTTGGATTTGGGTCTCGAACTCGGAGAGCCTCCGGCTTCCATCGAGGAAAAAAACAGGCTTATCAGTCAGATCGTCAAACAGCATTCACCCAAGGTACAAGCCTACTTCGGGATCGATCCGCAACGGGAAGGCGGCGTAGCTCTCTTTGAGAAGGCCGTCACGGAGTGGGGTATGACAGGCCTCAAGCTCGACCCCGCCTCTGGGTACTATCCAAACGAGCGGATCGTCTACCCTTATTACGAGAAGGCCTTGGAACTGCGAGTCCCGGTCCTGGTCCACACAGGGGCTACCATTGCGCCGTTCCGGAACAAATTCTGCGATCCTATATACCTCGACGACGTGACCCTCGATTTTCCCGATCTGACCGTCATTGCGGCGCACGTGTCCTTCGGGTGGTGGCAGCAGCTCTGTTTCATGATCAGTAGGAAAGCGAACCTGATGACGGACATCTCGGGATGGCAGCCGCTCGCGTTCCGCTCTTACGAACTATTCTGCCGGTATCTGCGAGACATGCTGGACATAGCGGGATCGCATGCATTTCTTTTTGCAACGGACGGCCCCGCATTTCGGCTTTACGGCATGGAAAACAAGAGCTATATGGAAATTATCAAGGGCTTGCCTGAACAGGCCCCGGCTGGAATTCGATTCACCTCCGAAGAGGTAGAAAAAATCCTGTACCAAAACGCCCTGAGAGTGATGGAGGCTGACAGCCGGAATAGTTGA